From a region of the Triticum aestivum cultivar Chinese Spring chromosome 7D, IWGSC CS RefSeq v2.1, whole genome shotgun sequence genome:
- the LOC123167524 gene encoding transcription factor MYB53, translating into MGRSPCCDGEAGVKKGPWTPEEDKLLVDYIQEKGHGSWRRLPKLAGLNRCGKSCRLRWTNYLRPDIKRGRFTDDEEKLIIHLHSLLGNKWSSIATKLPGRTDNEIKNYWNTHLRKKLLGMGIDPVTHRPRTDLSLLAGLPGLLAAAGSFGGAGSATGAWDMNALRLQADAAKFQLLQGLVRALTTAAVPAPAPGMDNLMALLAASNGGQSGMNNGGQHGVDQSMLLQQCQWDGMNNLPALTNSAPASGMHNISGMFDSFGAGDGLSSTELGGHGGASGSNVTVDAVAPPRPMVANDQECNNNGGGGVSCEQTPASSPFDGLESLNLMDDLNTDGSWKDLLEQMSWLNSSEL; encoded by the exons ATGGGGCGGTCGCCGTGCTGCGACGGGGAGGCCGGCGTGAAGAAGGGCCCGTGGACGCCCGAGGAGGACAAGCTGCTGGTGGACTACATCCAGGAGAAGGGGCACGGAAGCTGGCGCCGCCTGCCCAAGCTCGCCGGCCTCAACCGCTGCGGCAAGAGCTGCCGCCTCCGCTGGACCAACTACCTCCGCCCCGACATCAAGCGCGGACGCTTCACCGACGACGAGGAGAAGCTCATCATCCACCTCCACTCCCTCCTCGGCAACAA GTGGTCGTCGATTGCTACGAAGCTGCCGGGGAGGACGGACAACGAGATCAAGAACTACTGGAACACGCACCTGCGCAAGAAGCTGCTCGGCATGGGCATCGACCCCGTCACGCACCGCCCGCGCACCGACCTCAGCCTGCTCGCCGGGCTCCCGGGCCTCCTCGCGGCAGCCGGTAGCTTCGGCGGCGCCGGCTCGGCCACCGGCGCCTGGGACATGAACGCGCTCAGGCTGCAGGCCGACGCCGCCAAGTTCCAGCTGCTTCAGGGGCTCGTGCGTGCGCTCACCACCGCCGCGGTGCCCGCGCCAGCACCTGGCATGGACAACCTCATGGCACTCCTCGCCGCCAGCAACGGTGGGCAGAGCGGCATGAATAACGGTGGGCAGCACGGCGTTGACCAGAGCATGCTGCTACAACAGTGCCAGTGGGACGGCATGAATAACCTACCGGCGCTGACCAACTCCGCGCCGGCGAGCGGCATGCACAACATCAGCGGCATGTTCGACAGCTTCGGCGCCGGCGACGGGCTGAGCTCGACGGAGCTTGGGGGCCACGGCGGGGCGAGCGGGAGCAACGTGACCGTGGACGCGGTGGCGCCACCGCGCCCAATGGTGGCCAACGACCAGGAGTGCAACAACAATGGCGGCGGCGGTGTGTCGTGCGAGCAGACGCCGGCGTCGAGCCCGTTCGACGGGCTGGAGAGCCTGAACCTGATGGATGACCTCAACACGGACGGTAGCTGGAAGGATTTGCTAGA GCAAATGTCATGGCTGAACTCAAGTGAGTTGTGA